CGCCGTGGGCACGTAAGCGAGTTGAACAGATGTTTATTGCGGAACTCCCCTGATACTCAACGCAATGGCTTCGAACGCGACCATCTACAAGGCCTTGCTGCAGATCGCCGATATGGATCGCCGACACTTCCAGGACCATGCGATCACCCTCGCGCGCCATCCATCTGAGACCGAGGAGCGCATGATGGTACGAGTGCTCGCCTTCGCACTCCACGCAAGCGAGACCTTGTCATTCGGCCGTGGCGTGGGCACTGAAGATGAACCGGCTTTGTGGCGGCGAGACTTCACGGGGGCGATCGACTGCTGGATCGAGATCGGCCAGCCCGACGAGAAAACCTTGCGTCAGGCCTGCGG
The sequence above is drawn from the Candidatus Nitrospira nitrificans genome and encodes:
- a CDS encoding YaeQ family protein — translated: MASNATIYKALLQIADMDRRHFQDHAITLARHPSETEERMMVRVLAFALHASETLSFGRGVGTEDEPALWRRDFTGAIDCWIEIGQPDEKTLRQACG